From the Desulfocurvus vexinensis DSM 17965 genome, the window TCCAGGGGCTGGACGTGGCCCGGGCCCAGGGCCTGGACCACGCGGCCCTGGCCACGGGCGGGCGCACCGAAGCCCTGCTGCGCGCCGACCTGCCCGCGCTGCCGCCCCTGGCCTTCGTGCAGTTCGCGGATTTCTTCGCCCTGGCCCTGTGCGGCGCGGCCCGGCGCGGATTCGCGCGCGTCACCGTGGGCTGCTACTTCGGCAAGCTGGTCAAGATGGCCCAGAGCCACGAATACACCCACGCCCACACGGCGGCCATCGACTTCGGCGCGCTGGCGCGCTGGTGCGCCGCGGCGGGCATGGCCCCCGGAGCCGTGGCCGGGGCGCGCCGCGCCGTCACCGCGCGCCATGTGCTGGAAATGCTTTTGGCCGATCCGGCAAAAGATGCTATCCTGGCCCAGGTGGCCGCGCGGGCCCTGGGGGCCGCGCGGCGCCACGCCGGGCCCGGCCCGGCCATCGCCCTGCGGGTCTACGGCTTCGACGGCGGCCTGCTCTGCGCCATCCAAGGAGAAAACGGACCATGACCATCCACGTCGTCGGCCTGGGGCAGGACCCCGACAACCTGCCCGAGCACTCCCAGGGCCTCATCGAACACGCCGAACTGCTCTGTGCGGGCCGCGACATCCTGGAATTTTTCGAGGACCACCCCGCCGAAAAGCTGCCCGTGGCCAGCCCGCTGGACGCGGTGATCGAACGCCTGGCCGACGCCCATGCCGACGGGCGCATGGTGGTGGTCCTGGCCGACGGCGACCCGCTGTTCTACGGCATCGGCGCCACGCTCATCGACCGCCTGGGCCCGGAAATCCTGCGCATCTACCCCGGCATCAGCACGCTGCAAGCCGCCGCCGCCAAGGTCAAGATCCCCTGGCAGGACGTGGCCGCCGTGTCGCTGCACGGGCGCGACGACTACGGCCCGCTGTTCTCGGCCCTGCAATGGCGCGACTGGGTGGCCGTGTTCACCGACGGGCGCAGCGTGCCCTCGGCCATCGCCCAGACCATCCTGGACAAATGCGGCCCGCTGTTTCTGATGTGGGTGCTCGAAGACCTGGAGAGCGAATCCGAGCGCGTGCGGCGCTTCACCCTGGAAGAGGCGGGCAGCACGAGCTTTTCCAAGCGCAACCTGGTGCTCCTGGAGCGCGTGGGCGCGCCGGAGCTGCCCCTTGGCCTGGGCCTGCCCGACGAGGGCTACGCCCACGAGGGCAACCTGATCACCAAGGCCCCGGTGCGCGCGGCGGCCCTGGCGGCCCTGCGCATCCGGCCCGGCTCCGTGGTCTGGGACGTGGGCGCGGGCTGCGGCGCCGTGGGCATCGAGGCCTCGGCCCTGTGCTGGCGCGGGCGGGTCTTTGCTGTGGAAAAAAACGCCGACCGCGTGGCCATGATCCGCACCAACGTGCGCCGCACCGGGGCCTGCCTGGTGGAGGTGCACCACGGCACGGCCCCGGCCTGCCTGGGCGAGCTGCCCGACCCGGACCGGGTCTTCGTGGGCGGCGGGCTGCTGGGCGGCACGGCCCTGCTGGAGGCCGCCTGCGCGCGCCTGCGCCCGGGCGGACGGCTGGTGGCCAACGTGGTGCTGCTTGAGTCCCTGGCCCAGGCCCAGGCCTTCTTCGCCCAGCACGGCTGGCCCTGCGAGGTGACGCTGGTATCCGCCGCGCAGTCCGGCGGGCTGGCGGGCGGTACGCGCCTGGAGGCCCACAACCCCGTGTTCATCGTCGCCGCCCAGCAGCCCGAATAGGAGCCCCGCCGTGGACCAGCTGACCGTCGTCACCAGCGCCCGCACCCAGATGGTGGACATCACCGCCCAGGTCCAGGAGCTGGTGCGCCAGCGGGGCTGGGCCGAGGGCACGCTGCTGCTGTGGTGCCCGCATACCACCGGGGCGCTGACGGTCAACGAGGCCGCCGACCCCGATGTGGCCCGCGACGTGACCGCGACCATGAACACCCTGGTGCCGCGCCAGGGCGACTACCGCCACGCCGAGGGCAACTCCGACGCCCACGTCAAGACCAGCCTCTTCGGCCCGGCCCTGCCGTGCATCGTTTCCGGGGGCCGCGTGCGCCTGGGCACCTGGCAGGGCATCTACTTCTGCGAATGGGACGGCCCGCGCACCCGCCAGCTCTGGGCGCAGTTCCTGCCAGCGTAGCGGCCTTGCGTCTCCTCCGCGCGATGCAAATGCGCTTGTGGCTCACGAAACGCATTTCGTGAGACACAAGCCCGTTTGTTGCGCATCCGCGAGACACAACGCCCGCCCCTCACCCCCGGCGGCGCCACCCGAGCAGCGCCAGCACGGCCATGGGCACCAGCGCCCCGGCCACGCCCAGGGTGCCGATGAACACGGGCCGGGGCGCCAGCCCCAATGACACGCCCTGCATGGCCAGAGCCGCGACCATGAACACGCAAAACGTCATCACCGCCGAGGCCGCGCCCACGTCGGTGTCCACCTGCTCCAGGGTCATGTGGTTGGCCAGCGGGCGGCTCATGCCCAAAAAAAACGACATCACGAACATGGGCACGGCAAAGGCCGCGGGTGTTGCCGCCCCGCCCAGCAGGATGCCCACCGCGCCCGCCAGCACCCCCAACAGCGAAAAGCGCAGGATG encodes:
- a CDS encoding secondary thiamine-phosphate synthase enzyme YjbQ, which encodes MDQLTVVTSARTQMVDITAQVQELVRQRGWAEGTLLLWCPHTTGALTVNEAADPDVARDVTATMNTLVPRQGDYRHAEGNSDAHVKTSLFGPALPCIVSGGRVRLGTWQGIYFCEWDGPRTRQLWAQFLPA
- the cbiE gene encoding precorrin-6y C5,15-methyltransferase (decarboxylating) subunit CbiE encodes the protein MTIHVVGLGQDPDNLPEHSQGLIEHAELLCAGRDILEFFEDHPAEKLPVASPLDAVIERLADAHADGRMVVVLADGDPLFYGIGATLIDRLGPEILRIYPGISTLQAAAAKVKIPWQDVAAVSLHGRDDYGPLFSALQWRDWVAVFTDGRSVPSAIAQTILDKCGPLFLMWVLEDLESESERVRRFTLEEAGSTSFSKRNLVLLERVGAPELPLGLGLPDEGYAHEGNLITKAPVRAAALAALRIRPGSVVWDVGAGCGAVGIEASALCWRGRVFAVEKNADRVAMIRTNVRRTGACLVEVHHGTAPACLGELPDPDRVFVGGGLLGGTALLEAACARLRPGGRLVANVVLLESLAQAQAFFAQHGWPCEVTLVSAAQSGGLAGGTRLEAHNPVFIVAAQQPE